agaaataaactctactgctcaaaacgactaaacaggtcgttacaataaactaaaagttttaattgatttgtaatttaaaaaacttatgTGTAATacgtttcaatttttttaacacattatttgaattaaaaattatctttagaATAAGTATAAGATAATTATCTAATTCGAATTACTAAAGTATATCATTGagagaatatataaatattattcagagtcataactaaaattaaaaacaataagaaagagtaattaaaaaaaaatgaaaaaaaccccataagaattaaaaaaaaaaaaaacaaaacaagaaagcataaaaaaagaaagaataaataacaattttttttttaaaaaaaacagaaacagaaaataaaaaaaagacgtgaaaaattgaataaaaaataagaagagaaaggtagaatgaaaataaaaataaaaatataaaactaataaaacaaaaagtagaaattaagaaaaaaatgaaaaagaacgtaagaaaaaaaggaagtaacaaaaattatttttttttaaaaaagggagaagaagaaaaaatctataaaataataataaaataaaaataatgataaaacaaaattaaaaaaaacgaAAGTGAAACAGATTTtacagaaaacaaaaagaaacaaacaaatatataaaatttaaaataaaacaaaaacgtgcagaaaaaaaaaagagaaaaagatttttagaaaaagggacaattttgtttcattaaaaaaaaaacattcctaatttatttaggatttcttgataaaaactaacttcaaatcttgtaaattttttattttttattttttatctaataaataaataaatatatatatatttctaaattatCTTGAACTCAAAAAATCTCTTTTCCACACGAATTCTAATTTGTAGAAATTctataataacattaaaaataaaaaacatacaaatataagcaatatatatatatatatatacggatgtttcaaatttaaaattaatggatgcacagtgaaaaaaattaaaaccatttaaattaaataagcCAATTccaaataagtttaaaataaatttagggtaaataacaattttattattaattaattaatataatgtccaaaaattaagttaagtcatactaaagtcaataaagcgaccgtgccagaaccacgggactcgaggggtgcctaacaccttcccctcgatcaatagaattccttacccgaatttctagttcgcagaccaataaaatagagtcaaatttccttttgattaggtatttaaataaggtgacttggaacaccaaaactcaattccaaatggcgactctgaataataattatcccttttcaaaatgtcactttaattggaaaaactctttttctttcaaaacaaataaaaaattaaattttagagAATAAAGGGGCGTGCCagatggcgactccgctgggatCACTAACTAGAATTCGTgctttaaatattgatttatgtatgactatgatttatatatttatgcttttggatattgtatttatttaacttaatattctaattatttatttatttaatattttgataatatttgaatttgattataaCTGTCTTCTCTCACGAACCATTCTAAGtcttctataataataatatggaaATTGCAACTGCGCACCCCACTTCTATCAAGAAAGCCAGTGGATCTTCGGTCCCTGGTGAAGGATTTTAAGTCACCCATATTTAGGATAGGGAGCACCCATGCACAAAGCCGGAAAACGCTGCTACCGGTACGGTGCTACTCCCTAACTCGAGTTGTCCGCTCGTTTTACAGCCAGTCTAGATATCTTTTCTCCACAAGTTAAACCTTAGTAGAATTGAAACTTTCAGACATGATATCCTTACTAGGTTTCGATTTATTTGCATCATGTGCATGTAACTTAGCGAGATTCGACATAGGGGCCCAATCTGACTAGGACAGGTACCTTTTCGTGAGACCATCATGAACATTTTGTGCTACTTGTTGCATCATGTGGAAACTGTAACAAAATGTTGACCGGATTTAGGATAATcaactaaagaaataaatatctattttcTATCCATTTTCAAccaatgattcaaaataaacaaattaatacacatatatatacatacacacctaatactcaattttattttcacttttattaaaataaggcataaataataaaaataataatattaataatatatgtatatatgtcttttaaatTGTACATGTAcacattgttttatttttctctttttttgatCAAAATTGTCTCTTTATCTGGTCATTCTTTTCAAAAACAACCTGAATCAATGATCACTTTAGACATTCCGAATCATTTTTTTAACTACTCCAATAAATAATTTCgaattattaaaatttcataattaaatttgattttaaaaatcccgaatttatttttctcaaccAGGTAATCATGAAATCTATGAGGTGTGATAAAAGACCAATGGATGAACTAGTCGAAATGGTCAATGATCCCCCAAAGTTCATGATCACAGATAAAACCCCACAATTACTTATGGATTGGTGGAACGATATGCATGAATTTAGGCGGACTGAGATATTCAAACATCTTGGTTTCCTTACAGATATAATGAGATTTAGTCTTGACGGAGGTTTGATCGAGGCTTTGATCCCGTTTTGGGATTCCACAAACAATGTTTTTCGATTTAGTGATTTTGAGTTGACGCCTACATTAGAAGAATTGGGTGGTTTCACAGGTTTAGGCTAGGATCTTCGAACGAAAACACTGATAGCCCATAGGAGTGTTAGCAGAGGTAAATTTCTAGAACAGATGCACATCATCCATCCTCATAAGGAGTGTTTTGATAATGGGTTGGTTGGTTTCTTTGGAATTCTAGTACTCAAGATATGGAAAGAAGGAAGGATTTTCAAGCAATGGGAAACAACTTAAAAATGGACAACACCTCCCTACTTGGGAAAAACATAGACAAGAAGCATTCATGGTGGCATTCTTGGGAGCTATGGTTTTTCCAAGGAAGGATACAAAAATCGATATTCGTCTGTCAGGAATAGTCACTGTtatgatgaagaaaagaaaatccaCTATATTGCCGATGATGTTGGCTGATATTCATCGTGATTTGACTAAATGTAGAGAGGGGGGAGATTTTTTTGAAGGTTGTAGCATTTTATTGCAAATGTGGTTTTTGGAGCACCTATATCGCCATCGTTTTGCGACAGATTTCCAATACGATTGGACGAATTATATTTTGAGCCACCCAGACAGGATGAAAGAATTAGGAGACAAATTGCCAAAAGGTGTCAAagaatggagacattatcttcTTAAATTGACGGCATCTAAAATTACATGGAACAATCATTGGTTCCCTGCTAGTGAGGTAATTGTTATGTCTTCCTATCGTCCATTCTTCGTTCTGACAGGCCTTCGCGGGTTCCAACCATACATACCCCTCCGAGTTCTACGCGAACTAGGACAAAAACAAATTTACCTAAAGCCGAGGATACAAAGAATTTTGTGTGGGAGGTAGCATTTGAAGATCGAGATCGAGAATCAGTAGCCCAAAAGATTTGGGGTGGTAGTCGAACTTTAAGTTCGAAAACTATGGTTGATGATCgcgttgaaggagaagttgacCCCCTATACCTCCATTGGTTCTTTGATCAAGCCCCTCTCAAAGTAATTCCCGAAGGATCAGCGCGAGAAATCATAGATCGAGAAGAGGAAATTGAAGTAAGAATCAAGCAGGCCCGACTCGAGGTGGAAAAAAATTATAGGTCTACTTTAGATATTCTAAGCAATGACCTAAAAAATGTTAAAGATGAGTTGGCTCGACGTGATGCAATATTCGAGGAAAGAGTTACATCGATTAAAAAAAGGGTTGAAAAGAAGCATCTATCTACTATTCGAACCCTACATGAAGATTTGGGCATTGTCACAGGTGCTATGGAGAAACAGGAGgaagaatataagaaagaaataGACTCTTAATACATGCGCAAGCTAGGAtgcaaaatcaattaaaagctTCTATGGGACGAGAAAGGGACATAGCAAACCGTTTCACATTGTATCAAGCAGAAGTGGCGACCGAAAGAAATCAATGGATGGAAGAGCGTGAAGAATTTCATAACCAAATTGAAGAGCTTCAAGCACATGAGAGCATCTAAGTGCTGCAGTTTTCACTACTGAAGAATGGTTGCAGAATTGTCACGAGAACATGGAGGAGGCGAAAGGACAAGTGCTTCAGTTAACAGAGAGCTTGATTGATGTTTATGGTGGTCATCTCCATCGAAGTGATGAGAGCCTGGGTCGAGAGGCACGTGCACTAGCTCCACATCTGCCGAAGCTTTGTTCAAGGTCTACTCTAGCCTAGGGGGCAATTGATGATCAAGAAATGTCGGAGATggattctttttattattattattttttttctttttagttcgtcaaattttgttttaatcttAAGTActttgatgtttttattttggtcattttgatttgaatggtatttttattttaaagttaaacaaatgtcgtatttttcttttcaaaaaaatttatccaCATGAACTACGTAATGATCTGATTCATGTTCAAACATGATACGTAGGCAAACTTTAATAGGTTCGATCAAAATGCATTCAAATTATTCAAGTAAGTAAAATAGGGGACCAAATGACATAAGCAAGTCGTCCATAGCCGGGATGAAACATAAAAGTCTTCCAAAACACATTATAGACATATGAATAATCTAGGTGCATAACATACAATGTGAATTTAATATCCTCAATATATTGAATCCTAacacatgttttttttaatatatatgagaATTTAGAGAGTTTAAAAGGTGGTTGGTTTGTGAAGAGAGCTGGcatctcatcaatataacatAAGATCAAAAGGGACAGAAAAAATGACACGTAAAGACGGAACAAAGTCAGAAAATGAAGACGCACAAACCCAAATGGTTGCGCAAGAATCGGTACCTATAGAAGAGGTGAAAATGTTAAGACAACAGATGACCGAAATGTACGAAGCTTGGATGAATGGGCAAGCTCCTCGCCCTCAATTCGAGAATATTTGAATGTGAATATGCCATTCCCCATCCAAGTGTCAACAAGTAACCCGGTTTATCCACCTGGGTTTGAACCCTACATTAACACATCTAATACTGCCGGAACTTCCTCAGTAAACCCGTTGAAACCATCAATGATGAATAATCCACTTTTCATGCCTACTGTCCAAACTAATACAATTCCTCACCCGACACTGGTACAAAAATCCAATGATGACCCTATACTCAAAGATCAATACGACCAAGGTCATGCCCCTAAATTAACTTTCAATGTTCCTAACTCTTACCACCACCAATACAATTCTCCCGTTGAAGTTGAGAAAAACATTAAGAATGAGGAACATGAAGAAATTGCAAGGAAAATGAGGAGTTTGGAACAAAACATAAGGAATATGCAAGGTCTGGGAGGACACAAAAGCGTCTCATTTAAGGACTTATGCATGTTTCCAGATGTTTACTTGCCTCTAGGGTTCAAAACTCCaaagtttgataaatataatggTCATGGCGATCCAGTGGCTCATTTGAGAAGATTCTGTAATCAGTTGAGAGTAGCCGGAGGAAAAGAAGAATTTCTTATGGCTTACTTTGGAGAGAGTTTAACGGGCGTAGCATCAGAATGGTTTATCGATCAGGACATTTCTCATTGGCACGTTTGGGATGATATGGCGCAAGATTTTGTCCAACAATTTCAATACAATATCGATATTATTCCAGATCGCAATTCCTAGCTATTATGAAAAAATCCATCAGAAAGTTATAGGGAATATACCATAAGATGGAGGGAGCAGGCGGCTAGAGTCAAACCGCCGATTAAAGACTATgagttaattgatgtttttctccAGGCTCAAGAACCTGActactttcattatcttcttgcCGCAATGGGCAAGCCTTTCGCCGAAGTTATTAAGATCGGAGAAATGGTAGAGAATGGCATAAAGTCGGGTAATATTATGAGTCAAGCAGCCATTAGAGCTACCACACAAGCAATACAAAGTGGATCTGGTAATTTTACCAATCGAAAAAAGAAGGAGGAAGGGTCCATGACGGCATCTGGATCGAGAGGTGTTCAAATGGGCATGAACAATCCTTATGGTCAAGTCCAACAAGAACAATATAATTCTCCTCAGCATTATTACCCGTCCCAATATGCAGTTCTCAATACTCAGGCATATGTCCAGCCTCCTTCGCGCCAACAATGGCGGGGGCCTGCCCCACAAGTTTCTCGCCCCCAACAACAAAATTTCCAGGCGCCATACAATCCACGTCCCCAGACGAACTATACGAGTGAACAAGGtcgaaaagaaaattttacccCAATTGGGGAATCGTATACGAGTTTGttacaaaaattaatacaattgaGACTGGTTGAAATTGTCAATCCGTATATTGTCAATCCAAATGCAAGAGGTTTTGATCCAACTGTTATATGCGATTATCATGCCAACGCTCCAGGTCATAGCACAGAGAATTGTTGGACCCTAAAAAAAGTCATTGAGAAGTTAATCGAGGATAAAGTAATCGAGGTACGCAATGAGGAAGCACCAAATGTCACCAATAACCCACTCCCTGCTCATAATAATGAGCATCTTGTGGGGAtaattgacatttttgaagattaTGAGCAAACAAGTAGAACAAAAGTGGAAAGCAAGGTTTTAAATGAAGAGTCTAGTATGGTTTTGGAACCCATACAAAGGGCACCGATAATTGTTAAAGGTGCACGTTCGAATTTTGGGATCTCGAGAAAGATAGTGTTGTATGTCCCTGAATCTATAAAAAGAGGAGACATACCGTTGAATGGACCAAAATGCTACATTCCTGGTAAATCTTCAACGTttgatcaaaatcaagaaagtaTGAAAGAGCCAGTTGTGATACAAATTGCAACACAACTTCCGATCACAAACACCAAGGCCGTTCCTTGGAACTACAACAAAGTCGTCGTTACTCACAAGGGAAAGGATATTATCGAAGAAACAAATGAAACAAGAGGCTTAACTCGTTCCGAAAGATGTTATGCTCCGGAAGAATTAAAGAGGGacaaacaaatcaaagaaaatcagTTGCCGATGAAAAAACCAGTCACTGAGGAAGATGCTGAAGAGTTTCTGAAAAAGATGAAAGCTCAAGATTATTCTGTTATAGATCAGTTGAGGAAAACGCCTGCTAAAATCTCTTTATTGTCATTGCTCATACATTCTAAAGAACATCGTGAAGCGTTGACCAGAATTTTGAATGAGGCACATATATCAGAAAATATTACAGTAGGTCACTTGGAAGAGATGGTCAATCGAATTTATGAGGTAAATAGGATCACTTTCACTGATGATGAATTGCCCTTGGAAGGATCTGGACATAACAGGGCTCTACATTTAACTGTGAAATGTGAAGAACACTATGTGAAGAGAGTCATGGTCGATGGAGGATTAGGTGTAGACATATGCCCTCTTTCCACTCTACAAAGCTTGAAAATCAGCACTGATAGGATTCGTACTAACAATGTTTGTGTACGGGCGTTTGATGGTGCAAAACGGGATACTCTTGGAAATATACTTAATTTGTACAATTGGACCAGCGGAGTTTGGAATCACTTTCCAAGTTATAGACATGGACACGTCTTACAATCTGCTTTTGGGTAGGCCATGGATCCACATGGCTAGAGCTGTGCCGTCTACTCTACACCAAGTGGTCAAGTTTGAACATGACAAATAAGAAATCATTGTCCGTGGTGAAGATGATCTCCGAATCACCCGAGATCCTTCAATACCATGCATTGAGGCTAAAAGAGGTTGTGAATCCCTCAACTATCAGGCTTTGGAGATCCTAACGGTTAATCAGTTCTTAGAAGGAAAGCCTATCCTCCAACCTCGTCTGTCCTCTACTTCAGTCATGGTTGTGGCTCAAATGGTACAAAACGGCTATGAACCCGGAAATGGATTAGGTTTGTCGTTGCAAGGAATTGTGAATCCTATCAGTCCAATGGGTAATCAAGATACATTCGGTTTGGGTTTCAATCCAACTAGATTTGATAGAAAATGGGCAAAAGATCGTAAAATGAATGCTTGGAATCTGTCTAAGCCGATCCCCCATATTGCTCAATCTTTCATTAAATCTCGAGGTGAACCGTCTCCAGACTTACCTATCCAAAATGACGTGGATGAAATGTGTCAAGGTATCAAGGAAATGTTTTATGAGGTAAACATGACTCAGAGGGGTGAGGGCACTAGTCATATGGATGTGCAGTTTATCGGCCTGAATGTCCAACTCAATAACTGGAAAGCTACTCCTCTCTCTACAAGAAAGAAGTCATGGTAGTTTTGTTttgctgtttatttattttattttcttggattATTCTCAGGGTTGTAATTCAAACGTTCTAGCTGTTTTGCTTTGTTGTTAACCCTTCTATCCTTTCCCATTCAATGCAATGAAGTTCTAGTCATCTTCTTTGTTCCTACTCTTTCTAATATTTGTcatcttattttcattttcagttacgttaactttaaaaatatgaCATGCATGCGGAGTTTACAATTAGATCCTAAAAAGTTGTCTGATCTCATAACAATGAATCTTAAGTCTAAGGAATATGATGAAGATGAAgctgatgaagaaataaaaagaggtttggatcaatttgaaaataagcCTAAACCTAATTTAAGTGAAACCAAGGTGGTTAATTTGGGAACTTTTGAAGAagtgaaagaaataaagataagTATTCATGTCGATCGAAATATTCGAGACGACATAATTCAAGTTTTAATTGAATACAAAGATGTCTTCGCTTGGTCATACGATGACATGCCCGGGGTTAAGTGCTGATTTGGTAGTTCACAAACTTCCCATACATCTTGATTTTCCATCTGTCTTGCAAAAGCAGAGAAAATTTAAGACAAATATGAGCTATAAAATCAAAGAGGAAATCATGAAGCAACTGAGTTCAAAAGTGATCAGGGTCGTCTAATACACTACTTGGTTGGCTAATGTTGTGCCCGTACAAAAAAAAGGATGGAAAGATCAGAGTTTGTGTTGATTATAGAGATTTGAACAAAGCAAGTCCAAAAGAAAATTTTCCACTACCCAACATTCATATCTTGGTTGACAATTGTGCTAAACACGAGATCCAATCTTTTGTGGACTGCTACGCCAGATATCACCAAATTCTCATGGATGAAAAAGACGCATAAAAAACTGCTTTCACCACCCCGTGGGGTACATATTGTTATAGGGTCATGCCATTTGGTCTAAAAAATGCAGGGGCAACCTACATGAGAGCTATGACTACCATATTTCATGACATGATGCATAAAGAAGTTGATGAATATGTCGATGATGTCATCATTAAGTCTAGAACGCAAATTGACCATGTGCGTGatctaagaaattttttttaaaggttgAGAAAGTACAATCTCAAGCTTAATCCGGCTAAATGTGCATTTGGAGTTCCATCTGGCAAGCTTTTGGGTTTTATAGTTAGCCGAAGAGGAATTGAATTAGACCCCTCCAATATAAAGTCCATTCGAGAACTGCCACCTCCAAAAACCAGAACTGAAGTCATGAGTTTTCTGGGAAGGTTAAACTATATCAGTCGATTCATCGCTCAACTCACTACTACATGCGAGCCGATATTCAAGTTATTGAAAAAGGATGCTTCTATTAAATGGACAAGTGAGTGTCAAAAGGCTTTTGACAAAATTAAGGAATATTTAGCAAATCCTCCGGAAGTGGTCCCCCCCAGAGCATGGTAGGCCTTTGTTTTTATACCTCTCGGTGACGGATAATTCCATTGGTTGCGTTCTAGGACAACATGACGTCACGGGGAAAAAGGAACAAGCTATCTATTACTTGAGCAAAAATTTCACATCCTATGAGGTAAAGTACACCCTATTAGAAAAAACATGTTGTGCTTTAACTTGGGTCGCCCAAAAATTGAAGCACTATTTTTTGTTCTACACCACTTACCTCATATCTCGAATGGATCctctgaaatatatttttcaaaaagccaTGCCGACGGGTAGGTTGGCGAAATGGCAGATTTTGCTTACCGAATTTGATTTTGTGTATGTTACTCGCACCGCCATGAAAACACAAGCGTTGGCCGATCATCTGGCAGAGAATTCAATTGATGATGAATACAAACCCTTAAAGACATACTTCCCTGATGAAGAGATCAGCTCTATCGAGGAAGAAATTCCTGATAATGACCCCGTAtggaaattatattttgatgggTCTGTCAACAAAAACGGAGTGGGAATTGGGGCAGTTCTTATCTCACCAAACGGTTGTCATTATCTTGCCACAGGACGACTTCGATTCTTTTCTACCAACAACATAACAGAATACGAAGCCTGCATCATGGGTTTGAATATGGCAATGAATCTGGATGTACATGAGCTCTTAGTCTTGGGGGATTCCGACTTGATCATTGGACAAGCTCGAGGCGAATGGGAAACTCGAGACATTAAGCTCATATCGTacaaacaatttttataaaatctcATCACAAAGTTCAAGTCCATTGAATTTAGATATATTCCCAGGTTTCACAATGAGTTGGCTGATGCTTTGGCCACCCTAGCATCGATGCTTCCATACCCAGGTAATACCTACATTGACTTGTTGGAAATCCAAGTTAGGGATCAACATGGTTATTGCAATATAATTGCGGTAGAGGCAGATGGTGAGCCTTGGTATCACGACATCAAAGAGTTTATAAAAGCTAGAGAATATCCATTGCATGCTGATAGAGATCAAAAAAGAACTATTAGGCGACTCGCCAATGGGTTCCTCTTAAGTGGCGATATCTTATATAAAAGGACTCCGGATTTGAGTTTATTACGATGTGTGAATACTCAAGAGGCGGAAACAATTATGAATGAGGTACACTCAGGGTATGTGGCCCACACATGAATGGTTACGTCCTAGCAAAAAAGATTATTCGGGCAGGATACTATTGGTTGACCATGGAGCGAGATTGCTTCCAATTTGTTCGCAAGTGCCATCAGTGCCAAATTCATAGCGATTTAATTCACTCACCCCCTTTAGAGTTGCATCCTATGTCTGCTCCGTGGCCTTTTGTTACATGGGGAGTAGACGTTATTGGGCCAATAGAGCCGAAAGCATCTAACGGTCATCGATTTATTTTAGTTGCCATCGATTACATTACCAAATGGGTAGAAGCTATCACATTCAAATCAGTTACCAAAAAAGCGGTGGTGGACTTTGTTCATTCCAACATCATATGTCGTTTTGGCATACcaaatatcattattacagaTAATGCAATGAATTTCAACAGCCACTTGATGAAGGAAGTTTGTGAGCAATTTAAAATTGTTCATCGTCATTCAACCCCTTATCGTCCTAAAGCAAATGGGGCTGTTGAAGCTGCGAATaaaaacatcaagaagattctTAGAAAAATGGTGCAAGGACCTAGACAGTGGCATGAGAAATTACCCTTCACTTTCATGGGATATCACACGACTGTTCGTATGTCAGTCGGTGCAACTCCCTACTTATTGGTTTATGGAACGGAGGCTGTCATACCCGCAGAAGTTGAAATCCATTCTCTTCGAACCATTGTTGAAGCAGAATACAAAATGGGTTAAATCGAGGTTAGAACAATTAGCACTAATAGAAGAAAAACGATTGACATTAATTTGTTTTGGTCAATTATATCAGCAGAGGATGGCTCGGGCTTATAATAAGAAAGTACGCCCAAGAAATTTTGAAGTGGGTTAACTTGTTGTGAAACGTATCCTTCCCCACCAAGACGAGGCGAAGGGAAAGTTTGCTCCAAATTGGCAAGGCCCAAAGTGTTATCCAAAGGAGCTTTGCAATTGGTGGATATGGAGGGAAAGGCGATTGACACGATTGTCAATGCAGATTCGATCAAGAGATACTACATTTAGCACTCCTTGTCATTTTTATGATGAGAAGATAAAAATGTATCCTCTTTTATCTCAAACACCATTGGTATGgtgcttttaaaaaaataaaaaataaaaaacaaataaaaaaaaacacgaAAAGTTCattgaactacgtttgacctgattcataaaaggatacgtaggcagcccttcATTGGGGTTCGGTCTAATCACTCATTAAAAAGATAATCATGTTCTTCAGTTCTCTAAAGGTTGAGACATTATGTAGGCAGACTGTGGGAGAAAATAGAGAAGAGAGTTTTATGAGTGAAAACCCTTACGGACACTATAAGACGATGGTTAGTTGAGTGACAAAGATTAGAATCTCTTATTggtgaaaaatcatgaaaggcACTACTAATCAAATGATGACATTTTGTCTTGACATGAGCGCAATCATGATAAAAGTCAAGGTTAGACTGAAAGGTGCAACATTGTTTCCTGAGATTCAGACAACACGAAAAAGATCAAACGTTCGGTCCAAATGCATGTCATGTTTCAAAGTTGTCACGTAATTTCAGATAAGATTCTTTTCACtcatttaaacattttcttATTTGTCTACTACTTCTAAAGACATAATTTTTCCTTCATAACCCTTTCATTAGTGTCATTTGTGCTTGTGTTTctttgagttttattttttttctttctcagcATCAACTCGTgtcaagtgaaaaaataaaattaaatccgCAAAATTGGCTACGGTATTTCCAGTTGAATGTTGGGGACATGCACCATATTGGCTAGGGCTGTGAACCTATcgagaaaataaatatcataaatcgATACCGTGTGAAAATAGATAAAGCAAAAGAGTTGCTTGGGAACGAATGAACCACACAACATGCCCAAAATGGTAATGAGTTAGAATGTCCATGAAAAGTGGTTCAAGGAAAGATAAGGACTGTTTTTAAAACATCTTCAAGATATTCGCACAATCATCAATGGGATGAATCTCCCAAGCGGGGCGGATCCAGAAGTCAAGCTTTACAAGATACTCGAAGTCGCGAACCAACCACcatttagaaaaattaacaaTACATTTCTTTGACTTAAAACAGGTATAAGGCAGAATCATGTAAGTAGTTTGCGAGAGACAAACGCCGCGATGGTAAGTTCTTGAATCCTTACTTTTCATATAACAtgcatgataaaataataataacaataaaaacaattttttaattgaatctggggcattttattttatttttagtttgttcaatgtacaaataaaaataaaataaaataacgatgaataataataataataatataagtgaaAAGAAGaactgtgt
This window of the Solanum pennellii chromosome 2, SPENNV200 genome carries:
- the LOC114075983 gene encoding uncharacterized protein LOC114075983, producing the protein MGKPFAEVIKIGEMVENGIKSGNIMSQAAIRATTQAIQSGSGNFTNRKKKEEGSMTASGSRGVQMGMNNPYGQVQQEQYNSPQHYYPSQYAVLNTQAYVQPPSRQQWRGPAPQVSRPQQQNFQAPYNPRPQTNYTSEQGRKENFTPIGESYTSLLQKLIQLRLVEIVNPYIVNPNARGFDPTVICDYHANAPGHSTENCWTLKKVIEKLIEDKVIEVRNEEAPNVTNNPLPAHNNEHLVGIIDIFEDYEQTSRTKVESKVLNEESSMVLEPIQRAPIIVKGARSNFGISRKIVLYVPESIKRGDIPLNGPKCYIPGKSSTFDQNQESMKEPVVIQIATQLPITNTKAVPWNYNKVVVTHKGKDIIEETNETRGLTRSERCYAPEELKRDKQIKENQLPMKKPVTEEDAEEFLKKMKAQDYSVIDQLRKTPAKISLLSLLIHSKEHREALTRILNEAHISENITVGHLEEMVNRIYEVNRITFTDDELPLEGSGHNRALHLTVKCEEHYVKRVMVDGGLGVDICPLSTLQSLKISTDRIRTNNVCVRAFDGAKRDTLGNILNLYNWTSGVWNHFPSYRHGHVLQSAFG